From Watersipora subatra chromosome 8, tzWatSuba1.1, whole genome shotgun sequence, a single genomic window includes:
- the LOC137402339 gene encoding uncharacterized protein, producing the protein MNSPEASHQGGVWERMISSVRAVLNGMAAKYKGRLGTQTLRTAFYEAASILNHRPLTTTNISNADEDIITPNHLLTMKSTQLAAPPPGKFQNDELYRRTQWKIAQQFAQEFWVAWKVDYMRHLTLRQKWLSSKESVKLGDVVLLKEENQPRNAWRWGVIEDAIKGEDGVVCNVILRLANRHLDRMGRPLAPATMLKRPIQKIVVIAKA; encoded by the coding sequence ATGAACAGTCCAGAGGCGAGTCACCAAGGAGGTGTATGGGAGCGAATGATCAGCTCTGTACGAGCTGTGTTAAATGGCATGGCTGCTAAGTACAAGGGAAGGCTTGGGACTCAAACCCTGAGAACTGCTTTTTATGAAGCGGCAAGTATATTAAACCATAGACCGCTCACAACAACCAACATCAGCAACGCTGATGAAGATATAATCACTCCCAACCATTTGTTGACCATGAAAAGCACCCAGCTTGCAGCTCCACCACCAGGAAAGTTTCAGAATGACGAGCTCTATAGGCGGACACAATGGAAAATAGCTCAGCAATTTGCTCAGGAGTTTTGGGTCGCCTGGAAAGTCGACTACATGCGGCATCTAACCCTGAGACAAAAGTGGTTAAGTAGTAAAGAAAGTGTCAAGCTGGGAGATGTTGTGCTTCTAAAAGAAGAGAATCAGCCTAGGAACGCCTGGAGATGGGGAGTTATTGAAGACGCCATAAAAGGTGAGGACGGTGTTGTATGCAATGTGATCCTGCGGCTTGCCAACAGGCACTTGGACAGAATGGGCAGACCACTGGCACCTGCGACAATGCTAAAACGACCTATCCAGAAGATAGTCGTGATCGCCAAAGCGTAA